Proteins encoded by one window of Tunturibacter psychrotolerans:
- a CDS encoding FkbM family methyltransferase — protein MKQQLLRFVGRQHWLRGRDRILRTFSHPDHQKSHQFDTDFFGKSYSGNMANFIDWSVFYYGAFQLHEVRLLAAIADALRATGKPVNFFDVGANIGHHSLFMSSHADRVFSFEPFSVVRAEMERKLNHARVDNVTIFPVALGDQNESGTFHPPTGANQGTGTLGNNLPDNASTDVISVPVVRGDDFFAANNLPPISLLKMDVEGYEAKALAGMRETIRRDRPPIFVEIQHDQYTGSATHKGATVKELLYPDHLIFEVGVSHGHYELKPFMTGNTEEALVLPIELAGLIEGTGAH, from the coding sequence ATGAAGCAGCAACTCCTGCGATTTGTGGGACGTCAACATTGGCTTCGCGGTCGCGACAGAATCCTCCGGACGTTTTCGCACCCCGACCATCAAAAATCGCATCAGTTCGACACTGATTTCTTTGGTAAATCCTACTCCGGCAACATGGCCAACTTCATCGACTGGTCCGTCTTCTACTACGGAGCCTTTCAGCTGCACGAAGTTCGTCTCCTCGCCGCCATCGCCGACGCGCTCCGCGCCACCGGCAAGCCAGTAAACTTCTTCGACGTGGGCGCCAACATCGGCCACCACTCCCTGTTCATGTCCAGTCATGCCGACCGTGTCTTTTCGTTCGAGCCCTTCTCCGTAGTGCGCGCCGAGATGGAACGCAAGCTCAACCATGCCAGGGTCGACAACGTAACTATCTTTCCCGTTGCTCTCGGCGACCAGAACGAAAGCGGCACCTTCCACCCTCCCACCGGCGCCAACCAAGGTACTGGAACACTCGGCAACAATCTCCCCGACAACGCCTCCACCGACGTCATCTCCGTGCCGGTTGTCCGGGGCGATGACTTCTTCGCAGCCAACAACCTGCCTCCCATATCGCTTCTCAAGATGGACGTCGAAGGCTACGAAGCCAAGGCGCTCGCAGGGATGCGCGAAACGATTCGCAGAGACCGCCCGCCCATCTTCGTTGAGATCCAGCACGATCAATACACCGGCTCCGCCACGCACAAAGGAGCAACCGTAAAAGAACTCCTCTATCCCGATCACCTCATCTTCGAGGTCGGGGTATCCCACGGCCACTACGAACTCAAGCCCTTCATGACGGGAAATACCGAGGAGGCGCTCGTACTGCCAATCGAGCTAGCCGGACTGATCGAAGGAACCGGGGCGCACTAA
- a CDS encoding radical SAM protein, translating into MSSASTTAAVNGRRPMGAKRRLKAVTRKLRELSSIGSAMMSTGHPYMAHIVPMRRCNLACTYCNEYDDHSPPVPLDEMLRRIDHLGRLGTSVITISGGEPLLHPELDQIIARIRKTGAIAGMITNGYLLMPDRIERLNKAGLDHMQISIDNVMPDEVSKKSLKVLDKKLQMLAEHADFHVNINSVVGGGIANPNDALTVSERALALGFSSTIGIIHDGSGQLKPLGDAERSVWDKVRNLTRRSYSRFNHFQEAIANGKTNDWRCRAGGRYLYICENGLVHYCSQQRGYPAVPLAQYQTADVKREFLTEKSCAPSCTISCVHQVSYIDHWRAPQTSSVTPGASGNSELVQIS; encoded by the coding sequence ATGTCTTCTGCTTCTACAACTGCCGCTGTGAATGGCAGACGTCCGATGGGTGCCAAGCGCCGCTTGAAGGCAGTGACGCGCAAGCTGCGCGAGCTGAGTTCAATCGGTTCTGCGATGATGTCGACCGGGCACCCGTATATGGCGCACATTGTGCCGATGCGGCGGTGCAACCTGGCTTGTACGTACTGCAACGAGTATGACGATCACTCGCCCCCGGTTCCGCTGGACGAGATGCTGCGCCGCATCGACCATCTGGGGCGGCTGGGGACTTCGGTGATCACGATCTCGGGTGGTGAGCCGTTGCTGCATCCGGAGCTGGATCAGATTATTGCGCGGATCAGGAAGACGGGCGCGATTGCCGGAATGATCACGAATGGCTATCTGCTGATGCCGGATCGGATCGAGCGGCTAAACAAGGCCGGGCTCGATCATATGCAGATTTCGATCGATAACGTGATGCCGGATGAAGTTTCGAAGAAGAGTCTGAAGGTGTTGGATAAGAAGCTGCAGATGCTGGCTGAACACGCTGACTTTCATGTGAATATCAATTCGGTGGTCGGTGGCGGTATCGCGAATCCGAACGATGCACTGACGGTGAGCGAGCGCGCGCTGGCGCTTGGGTTCAGCTCGACCATCGGGATTATTCACGATGGCAGCGGGCAGTTGAAGCCGCTGGGCGATGCGGAGCGCAGTGTTTGGGACAAGGTGCGGAACCTGACGCGGCGAAGCTATTCGCGGTTCAATCACTTTCAGGAGGCGATTGCCAACGGGAAGACGAACGATTGGCGATGCCGTGCGGGCGGTAGGTATTTGTATATCTGCGAGAACGGGCTGGTGCACTATTGCAGCCAGCAGCGTGGGTATCCTGCGGTGCCGCTGGCTCAGTACCAGACGGCTGATGTGAAGCGGGAGTTTTTGACGGAGAAGAGCTGCGCTCCGAGCTGCACGATCAGTTGCGTGCACCAAGTGAGCTACATCGATCACTGGCGCGCTCCGCAGACTTCGTCGGTGACACCGGGAGCTTCGGGCAATAGCGAGCTGGTGCAGATTAGTTGA
- a CDS encoding PPC domain-containing DNA-binding protein: MTRAQRLLSGLLLTAIVTATNAQQSSPEFIQPTRPVPTGLAPHMQVKLVSQQKGERTFAVIFGKGDEVLSGLTDFAKQYHVGDAHFTGIGAVSSALTAWFDLDRKLYHPLPVNEQVEVVSMIGDIATFQSKPIIHTHVVLSRRDGTTAGGHLFEAWVNPTLEVFVTAEDTPLNKRDDPSGLRLIDPTK, from the coding sequence ATGACCAGAGCTCAGCGTCTTCTCTCGGGCCTGCTGCTCACAGCGATTGTCACTGCAACTAACGCCCAACAGAGCTCTCCAGAGTTCATTCAGCCCACTCGGCCGGTGCCAACTGGCCTCGCGCCCCACATGCAGGTGAAGCTGGTAAGCCAGCAAAAGGGCGAACGTACCTTCGCTGTGATCTTCGGCAAAGGCGACGAAGTCCTCAGCGGCCTTACCGACTTCGCCAAGCAATATCACGTCGGCGACGCACATTTCACTGGCATCGGCGCGGTCTCGAGCGCCCTCACCGCATGGTTCGATCTCGACCGCAAACTCTACCATCCCCTGCCGGTCAACGAGCAGGTCGAGGTCGTCTCCATGATCGGCGACATTGCCACCTTCCAGTCCAAACCGATCATTCACACCCACGTCGTGCTCAGTAGACGAGACGGAACCACCGCAGGCGGTCATCTCTTTGAAGCCTGGGTCAACCCGACGCTCGAGGTGTTCGTCACCGCCGAGGACACACCCCTCAACAAGCGCGACGATCCAAGCGGCCTTAGACTCATCGACCCGACAAAATAA
- a CDS encoding class I SAM-dependent methyltransferase, with protein MMDSGRLGLGRFFLGFALVVGVGLPAGGQTGTQGVTQRPTSTPYSGDLSIFEYPDRDKKLQIDRVMDLLGIVQGKNVADIGAGSGWFTVRAARRVGPTGAVLAEDINPLAIEYIGKRAVKENLSNVRTVLGSADDPRLPTGSVDAVLMLKVYHEIAHPVPTMKVLQKALRQGAKVGIIDRNGNGADHGLNQDVVVTEMGEAGYKLVGTFDFTKADKEDYFLIFQVR; from the coding sequence ATGATGGATTCGGGGCGGCTTGGGCTAGGTCGATTTTTTCTTGGGTTTGCTTTGGTGGTTGGAGTGGGCTTGCCTGCTGGTGGGCAGACGGGCACACAGGGTGTGACGCAGCGGCCGACGAGCACACCTTACTCGGGCGACCTTTCCATCTTTGAGTATCCGGACAGGGATAAGAAGCTGCAGATCGATCGCGTGATGGATCTCCTGGGGATTGTGCAGGGGAAGAACGTCGCGGATATCGGTGCGGGCTCGGGCTGGTTTACGGTGCGTGCGGCGCGCAGGGTGGGACCGACGGGCGCGGTGCTCGCAGAGGATATCAATCCGCTGGCGATTGAATACATCGGGAAGAGAGCTGTGAAGGAGAATCTGTCGAATGTGCGGACGGTCCTGGGGAGTGCTGATGATCCGCGGCTGCCAACGGGGAGCGTGGACGCGGTGCTGATGCTGAAGGTGTATCACGAGATTGCGCATCCGGTGCCGACGATGAAGGTGCTGCAGAAGGCGCTACGGCAGGGGGCGAAGGTGGGGATCATCGACCGCAATGGCAACGGAGCGGATCATGGATTGAACCAGGATGTCGTAGTGACAGAGATGGGTGAGGCTGGGTACAAGCTGGTGGGGACCTTCGATTTTACGAAGGCGGACAAGGAAGATTATTTCCTGATCTTTCAGGTCCGGTAG
- a CDS encoding DsbA family protein: MRLIPMNRILLAAALFLALPASIPTFAQGFKDTSMLRAPKGSPVAIYEFEDLECPACAHAFPIVHAAVDKYKIPLVRHDFPLRMHIWSFDAAVTARYMQDKISPQFAEDYRRAVFANQMSIASKEDLNAFTQKYFQSHGKVMPFVIDPNGLFAAEVHADQTLGERVGLTKTPTIFIVTQKGYTEVSDVTQLYAMLDTAIAENPAPAAAAKPKTTTAKR, from the coding sequence ATGCGTCTTATACCAATGAACCGCATCCTTCTCGCAGCAGCCCTGTTCCTCGCCCTTCCGGCCAGCATTCCGACCTTTGCTCAGGGCTTCAAAGACACGTCCATGCTCCGCGCCCCTAAGGGCTCCCCCGTCGCCATCTACGAGTTTGAAGACCTCGAATGCCCCGCCTGCGCCCACGCCTTCCCCATCGTGCACGCGGCTGTCGACAAATACAAAATTCCCCTCGTCCGCCACGACTTCCCCCTCCGCATGCACATCTGGAGCTTCGACGCCGCCGTCACGGCCCGCTATATGCAGGACAAGATCTCCCCCCAGTTCGCTGAGGACTATCGTCGCGCTGTCTTCGCCAACCAGATGTCCATCGCCTCGAAGGAAGATCTCAACGCCTTCACGCAAAAATATTTCCAATCTCACGGTAAGGTAATGCCATTCGTCATTGACCCCAACGGCCTCTTCGCCGCCGAGGTTCACGCCGACCAAACCCTGGGCGAGCGCGTCGGCCTCACCAAGACACCGACCATCTTCATCGTTACCCAGAAGGGATATACCGAGGTCAGCGACGTCACCCAGCTCTACGCCATGCTCGACACCGCAATCGCGGAAAATCCCGCCCCCGCGGCAGCGGCCAAACCAAAGACCACCACAGCCAAGCGATAG
- a CDS encoding energy transducer TonB — translation MLAILRFSRSHYIFAYMFVCSLIPALHAQSTEADIKAKLKNKPFYLRGLWREDKLQFDSEGKLIGNPSTVTFTVCGFDLKSAKLKADKLILEGPRVGLELANDKQKRVPLDSSVHIEIAASPSGDYGSAIDAVFVDGLDKLVPSMPFYWKSYAEKNFLPPSSAPLANSDSPSPSSKPKKITSAITPPKLVSSVEPNYNSVAKDKKYSGTVLINLWVGSDGKISRLSVRRPLGLGMDEDVMAAVARYVFTPAMEDGKPVTFELNVETAFSIQ, via the coding sequence ATGCTCGCGATCCTGCGCTTTTCTCGCTCCCATTACATATTTGCGTACATGTTCGTCTGTTCCCTGATTCCTGCTCTTCATGCGCAGTCAACCGAAGCCGACATTAAAGCCAAGCTGAAAAACAAGCCCTTCTATTTACGTGGACTCTGGCGAGAAGACAAATTGCAGTTCGATTCCGAAGGCAAACTGATCGGAAATCCCAGCACCGTCACTTTTACTGTCTGCGGCTTCGACCTGAAGTCGGCAAAATTAAAAGCAGACAAACTCATCCTTGAGGGCCCCCGCGTCGGCCTCGAACTAGCAAACGACAAGCAAAAGCGCGTTCCGCTTGACTCTTCCGTGCATATCGAGATCGCCGCAAGCCCGAGTGGTGACTATGGATCTGCCATTGATGCTGTATTTGTCGATGGTCTCGATAAACTGGTTCCATCCATGCCCTTTTACTGGAAAAGCTATGCGGAAAAGAACTTTCTGCCACCTTCCAGCGCCCCATTAGCAAACTCCGACTCACCGTCCCCAAGCTCAAAACCTAAAAAGATCACCAGTGCGATCACCCCACCAAAGCTTGTGAGTTCCGTCGAGCCCAACTACAACAGTGTGGCAAAAGATAAAAAGTACAGTGGCACCGTCCTCATTAACTTATGGGTAGGAAGTGATGGCAAGATAAGTCGTCTCAGTGTTCGTCGACCGCTTGGCCTCGGTATGGATGAAGATGTGATGGCCGCCGTGGCTCGATATGTCTTCACGCCCGCAATGGAAGATGGAAAACCAGTCACATTCGAACTCAATGTCGAAACTGCCTTCTCAATACAATAG
- a CDS encoding MFS transporter: MADGSERGGLAVKKDYRSAFKSRDFRLYQTARLMVILGAEAQSVAVAWQVYALTHSALDLGYTGLALFLPGLFVMLAAGHAADRYDRRKIILLCYGLQACCTGVLLWLSLSATALQHGRVWPIYAVLVGIGLGRAFSGPAASAMLPSLVPKEDFVNAVTWGATVFQIANMSGPAVGGLLFTLPLAGVAAVCNGAPLVYSFTLLMLLGFIVLVSMIRAKMVTTEKKAFSMKTVLAGLEYVWRAKLLLGSISLDLFAVLLGGATALLPIFATDILHAGPRGLGLLRAMPSVGALAVSLLMVVRPIKRKAGLTMLVCVGIFGAATVVFGLSKSIYLSAAALVIVGASDMVSVVVRSSVLQLATPPEMRGRVSAVNWLFIGASNEFGEFESGVTAQWWGAVRAVVIGGIGSMLVTASAAGLFPELRNADALSAEALMRKDLELSVAEPVD, encoded by the coding sequence ATGGCGGATGGTTCGGAACGAGGGGGGCTGGCGGTCAAGAAGGATTATCGCTCAGCGTTTAAGTCGCGGGACTTTCGGCTTTATCAGACAGCGCGTTTGATGGTCATTCTGGGGGCGGAGGCGCAGTCGGTCGCGGTGGCGTGGCAGGTGTACGCGCTGACGCACTCGGCATTGGATCTTGGGTATACGGGGCTGGCGCTCTTTCTGCCAGGGTTGTTTGTGATGCTTGCTGCGGGGCATGCTGCGGACCGGTATGACCGGCGGAAGATCATCCTGCTCTGTTATGGGTTACAGGCTTGTTGTACGGGTGTGCTGTTGTGGCTGTCTTTAAGTGCGACGGCGTTGCAGCATGGGCGGGTGTGGCCGATCTATGCGGTACTGGTGGGGATTGGATTGGGCAGGGCGTTCAGCGGGCCGGCGGCGAGCGCTATGCTTCCGAGCCTGGTGCCGAAGGAAGATTTTGTGAACGCGGTGACGTGGGGCGCGACGGTCTTCCAGATTGCGAATATGTCGGGGCCTGCGGTGGGGGGACTCTTATTTACCTTGCCGCTGGCCGGTGTCGCGGCGGTGTGTAATGGCGCTCCGCTGGTCTATAGCTTCACGCTGCTGATGCTGCTGGGATTCATCGTGTTGGTCAGCATGATTCGGGCGAAGATGGTGACGACCGAAAAGAAGGCCTTCAGCATGAAGACGGTGTTGGCTGGGCTTGAATACGTTTGGCGCGCGAAGCTGCTGCTGGGGTCGATCTCGCTGGATCTGTTTGCTGTACTGTTGGGTGGTGCAACGGCGCTGTTGCCGATCTTTGCTACCGATATTCTTCATGCTGGACCGCGGGGGCTTGGACTGTTGCGTGCGATGCCTTCGGTTGGGGCGCTGGCAGTTTCTCTGTTGATGGTGGTGCGGCCGATTAAGCGTAAGGCCGGATTGACAATGCTGGTGTGCGTCGGAATCTTCGGCGCTGCGACGGTGGTGTTCGGGTTGTCGAAGAGTATCTACCTGAGTGCGGCTGCGCTGGTGATTGTCGGCGCGAGCGACATGGTGAGTGTGGTGGTTCGGTCGAGCGTGCTGCAGTTGGCGACGCCGCCCGAGATGCGTGGGCGGGTGAGTGCGGTGAACTGGTTGTTCATCGGAGCGTCGAACGAGTTTGGCGAGTTTGAAAGCGGCGTGACGGCGCAGTGGTGGGGCGCGGTGCGAGCGGTGGTGATTGGTGGAATCGGGTCGATGCTGGTGACGGCTTCTGCGGCTGGGCTGTTTCCTGAACTGCGCAATGCGGACGCCCTGTCGGCGGAGGCATTGATGCGGAAGGATTTGGAGTTGAGTGTCGCGGAGCCGGTAGATTAG
- a CDS encoding HEAT repeat domain-containing protein, translating into MKCESAKDCIVLLNYGELPDELAGGLEQHLTECEGCRAELEAIRLFEERLALLPVLEPTPNLLAQSRMRLDDALDMIPPHGFLTQLRVNFYRWCGHVQSAPALATLLLGVGFLGGNFTLRYQVAHAPKPQSVVTTEERGVVGNVTGIVQMPNSELVQVKYNRVVPETMEGSLDSPEIRKLLMVGTNAAATNVVRQDIVSSLANECKAGHECQPTPDGKGIRHTLLVSLRYDQDAGVRMTALEGLQQYVGQDQHVRDAVLEAVMHDPDAGIRRTAIGLLEPVRSDSSVRQVLRTVSTQDANPYIRTASYNALQNFADIQ; encoded by the coding sequence ATGAAGTGTGAGAGCGCAAAAGATTGTATCGTTTTGTTGAACTATGGCGAGTTGCCGGATGAACTCGCTGGGGGGCTGGAACAGCATCTGACCGAATGCGAAGGTTGCCGCGCGGAGCTCGAGGCGATCCGGTTGTTCGAAGAGCGGCTGGCATTGCTGCCGGTGCTGGAGCCTACTCCGAATCTTCTGGCGCAATCGCGGATGCGGCTGGATGATGCGCTGGATATGATTCCGCCACATGGGTTTCTTACTCAACTGAGAGTTAATTTTTATCGATGGTGCGGACATGTGCAGAGCGCGCCGGCGCTGGCGACGTTGCTGCTGGGCGTGGGCTTTCTGGGAGGGAACTTCACTTTGCGCTATCAGGTAGCGCATGCTCCGAAGCCGCAAAGTGTGGTGACCACGGAAGAGCGGGGTGTGGTTGGGAATGTGACCGGGATTGTGCAGATGCCGAACTCGGAGCTGGTGCAGGTGAAGTACAACCGGGTTGTTCCGGAGACGATGGAAGGCTCGCTGGATAGTCCGGAGATTCGGAAGTTGCTGATGGTCGGGACCAATGCTGCTGCGACCAACGTAGTGCGGCAGGATATCGTCTCCTCGCTGGCGAATGAATGCAAGGCCGGCCATGAGTGCCAGCCGACACCTGACGGTAAGGGCATTCGTCATACGCTGTTGGTTTCGCTGCGATATGACCAGGATGCGGGAGTGCGTATGACGGCGCTCGAAGGCTTGCAGCAATATGTAGGGCAGGACCAGCATGTGCGGGACGCAGTGTTGGAAGCCGTGATGCATGATCCTGATGCCGGGATTCGGAGGACTGCGATCGGGCTACTGGAGCCGGTGCGGTCGGACTCGAGTGTACGGCAGGTGCTGCGGACGGTTTCGACGCAGGACGCTAATCCTTACATTCGGACCGCCTCCTATAACGCGTTGCAGAACTTCGCAGATATTCAATAG
- a CDS encoding PDZ domain-containing protein: protein MQMKYRRSFGVVALVAGTAVLGGGQSAFAGQSIEVWFGPQLVVGAMGEGSHKYLPQGYLGVEARDVSEDQLGALKLKEARGAEIVSLDHDGPACKAGMRMHDVILQMNGQAVDGQEQFKRLLRDQPVGRTVSFVVSRDGQTQTMTMQMADRQTVGQQAWEKHYSVPAPGDTISGSVRGNTFMGASTSSGTTAIPKGHREVLAVNMILSSSYTGAQLEVMGPQLAGFFGAEGGAGLLVRSVDSNSPAEEAGLKAGDVVVRVNSIPVSSGTDWTKTVHDNKGRPVPVVVIRDKHEETLTLTPDGKKRSSVSPGFGLEEFFGETGQYTRELLAKL from the coding sequence ATGCAGATGAAATACCGCAGGTCGTTTGGAGTTGTGGCGCTGGTGGCGGGCACGGCTGTTCTTGGTGGAGGACAGAGCGCGTTCGCGGGACAAAGCATTGAGGTTTGGTTTGGGCCGCAGTTGGTAGTAGGAGCGATGGGGGAAGGCTCACACAAATATCTGCCGCAGGGGTACCTTGGGGTGGAGGCGCGCGATGTGAGCGAGGACCAACTTGGTGCACTGAAACTGAAAGAGGCGCGGGGAGCGGAGATTGTGAGTCTCGATCACGATGGACCTGCGTGCAAAGCTGGGATGCGCATGCACGATGTGATTCTGCAAATGAACGGCCAGGCGGTTGATGGCCAGGAGCAGTTCAAGCGGTTGCTTCGCGATCAGCCGGTGGGACGGACGGTGAGTTTTGTCGTGAGTCGCGACGGGCAGACGCAGACGATGACCATGCAGATGGCAGACCGGCAGACGGTGGGACAGCAGGCGTGGGAGAAACACTATTCGGTCCCGGCTCCTGGCGATACGATTTCGGGATCGGTGCGTGGAAATACTTTTATGGGGGCCTCGACATCGTCCGGAACTACAGCGATTCCGAAGGGCCATCGAGAGGTGCTGGCGGTGAACATGATTCTGAGTTCGTCGTACACGGGTGCGCAGCTTGAGGTGATGGGACCGCAGCTGGCCGGTTTTTTTGGTGCGGAGGGTGGAGCGGGGTTGCTGGTGCGGAGCGTCGACAGCAACAGCCCGGCGGAGGAGGCCGGCCTGAAGGCGGGAGATGTGGTGGTGAGGGTGAACTCTATCCCGGTTTCAAGTGGAACCGACTGGACCAAGACGGTGCATGACAACAAGGGGCGGCCTGTGCCGGTGGTGGTGATCCGCGACAAGCATGAGGAGACGCTCACGCTGACGCCGGATGGAAAGAAGCGTTCAAGCGTGAGTCCGGGGTTTGGGTTGGAAGAGTTCTTTGGTGAAACAGGCCAGTACACGCGCGAGTTGCTGGCGAAGCTGTAG
- a CDS encoding TolC family protein — protein MKSLTRRLREAKAWPLALILCGPLAGAQTQSADLPSAPTPNAVKFPGGVLVEQGTPGALPLSLDDAIARGEKRNLQMLLAVQNERSVRGQVLTAENSLLPSLTAKGNIEAQEINLAAQGFKASALEEFGILPGSFSTIVKVNTASAQMSLNQQLFNVPAYYLYRSAQQASKAANLTTLNQEDSVVLSVGTQYLLALADASQIANAQALEKADEVAYEQAKASHEAGVGTNLDELRARVQLQTQQQALINDENAFAKDKIALNRLIALPADQDITLTDTAPYGEFAQLPLEDAKKLAYERRKDLLSLQAQLEVAVKARKAVRAERLPVLSFDGYYGVLGEIGSLYHGVFTATGKVSVPVFQEGQLRGESEVADAQMIGLRHQIESLRVTIEQQIRSAMLDVQSSNDLVKVAKSNVDLATQELQDATDRFSAGVDDNLPVVEAQATLAQAQSTLVNTLYQYNQSKLRLARNTGVVESQYKVYLGR, from the coding sequence ATGAAATCCCTTACTAGAAGATTGAGAGAAGCGAAGGCGTGGCCTCTGGCGCTGATCTTGTGCGGTCCACTAGCTGGCGCGCAGACTCAGAGTGCGGATCTGCCTTCGGCTCCTACGCCCAACGCCGTGAAGTTTCCGGGTGGGGTGTTGGTCGAGCAGGGGACGCCGGGGGCGCTGCCGCTGAGCCTTGATGATGCGATCGCCCGCGGAGAGAAGCGCAACCTGCAGATGCTGCTGGCGGTACAGAATGAGCGAAGTGTGCGGGGCCAGGTGCTGACCGCCGAGAATAGTTTGCTGCCGAGCTTGACGGCCAAGGGGAACATCGAGGCGCAGGAGATTAACCTTGCGGCCCAGGGATTCAAGGCTTCCGCTCTGGAGGAGTTCGGGATTTTGCCGGGGTCCTTCAGTACGATTGTCAAGGTGAATACAGCTTCGGCACAGATGAGCCTGAATCAGCAGCTCTTCAATGTGCCGGCCTATTATCTCTACCGGTCGGCTCAGCAGGCTTCGAAGGCGGCGAATCTTACGACGCTGAACCAAGAGGATAGCGTGGTCCTTTCGGTGGGCACGCAGTATCTGCTGGCGCTGGCGGATGCTTCGCAGATTGCGAATGCGCAGGCTTTGGAGAAGGCTGACGAAGTGGCGTATGAGCAGGCGAAAGCTTCGCACGAAGCGGGCGTTGGGACCAATCTGGATGAGCTGCGTGCCCGGGTTCAGCTGCAGACGCAGCAACAGGCGCTTATCAATGACGAAAACGCGTTTGCGAAGGACAAGATTGCACTGAATCGGTTGATAGCGTTGCCGGCCGATCAAGACATTACGCTCACGGATACTGCGCCTTATGGGGAGTTTGCGCAGTTGCCGCTGGAGGATGCAAAGAAGCTGGCGTATGAGCGGCGGAAGGATCTGCTGAGTCTTCAGGCGCAGCTCGAGGTTGCGGTGAAGGCGCGAAAGGCGGTGCGGGCTGAGCGGCTGCCGGTGCTTTCTTTCGACGGGTACTATGGCGTGCTCGGTGAGATCGGGTCGCTTTATCACGGTGTGTTTACGGCGACAGGTAAGGTGAGCGTGCCGGTGTTCCAGGAAGGGCAGCTTCGCGGCGAGAGTGAGGTGGCGGATGCGCAGATGATCGGGCTAAGGCATCAGATCGAGTCGTTGCGCGTGACGATTGAGCAGCAGATACGGTCAGCGATGCTGGACGTTCAGTCGTCGAACGATCTGGTGAAGGTGGCCAAGAGCAACGTAGATCTCGCGACGCAGGAGTTGCAGGATGCGACCGATCGTTTCTCGGCTGGCGTAGATGACAACCTGCCGGTTGTGGAGGCTCAGGCGACGTTGGCGCAGGCGCAGAGCACGCTGGTGAATACGCTTTATCAGTACAACCAGTCGAAGCTGCGGCTGGCGCGGAATACCGGCGTGGTGGAGTCGCAGTATAAGGTTTATCTGGGCCGATAA